In Bacillus sp. DX3.1, the following proteins share a genomic window:
- the rsgA gene encoding ribosome small subunit-dependent GTPase A, with protein sequence MAEGKIIKALSGFYYVQHEEGITQCRGRGVFRKNKITPLVGDQVIFQADNPSEGYVLEVFERKNELVRPPIANVDQAILVFSAVEPDFNPGLLDRFLVLIEFHNITPIICISKMDLVDDKMRETVESYANDYRAMGYDVIFTSTIASDSIDILKPLLEGCVSVVAGQSGVGKSSILNVLRPDLALKTNDISTHLGRGKHTTRHVELIEVGSGLVADTPGFSSLDFIDIEVEDLTHCFPELKEESQYCKFRGCTHLSEPKCAVKTAVEEGKITRYRYENYKQFVEEIRERKPRY encoded by the coding sequence ATGGCAGAAGGAAAAATTATAAAAGCTTTAAGTGGTTTTTATTATGTACAGCATGAAGAAGGTATTACACAGTGCCGTGGCCGTGGTGTATTCCGAAAAAATAAAATTACACCACTTGTTGGAGATCAAGTCATTTTTCAAGCGGATAATCCGAGTGAAGGGTATGTTTTAGAGGTTTTTGAGCGTAAAAATGAACTTGTCAGACCACCAATTGCAAACGTCGATCAGGCGATTCTTGTTTTTTCTGCAGTCGAGCCAGATTTTAATCCGGGATTATTAGATCGCTTTTTAGTATTAATTGAATTTCATAACATTACACCTATTATTTGCATTAGTAAAATGGATTTAGTAGATGACAAAATGCGAGAAACGGTTGAATCGTATGCAAATGATTATCGTGCAATGGGATATGACGTAATATTTACTTCTACAATCGCATCGGACAGTATTGATATTTTAAAACCATTGTTAGAAGGTTGTGTTTCTGTTGTTGCGGGGCAATCGGGTGTAGGAAAATCATCAATACTAAATGTACTGCGTCCGGATTTAGCATTGAAAACAAACGATATTTCAACTCATTTAGGCCGCGGTAAGCATACGACAAGACATGTGGAATTAATTGAAGTGGGAAGTGGTCTGGTCGCAGATACACCAGGTTTTAGTTCTCTCGATTTCATTGATATAGAAGTAGAAGATCTTACACATTGTTTTCCAGAGTTGAAAGAAGAGAGTCAATACTGTAAATTTAGAGGGTGTACACACCTTTCGGAACCGAAATGTGCGGTAAAGACAGCGGTTGAAGAAGGTAAGATTACTCGTTATCGTTATGAAAATTACAAACAGTTTGTAGAAGAAATTAGAGAGAGAAAGCCGAGGTATTAA
- the pknB gene encoding Stk1 family PASTA domain-containing Ser/Thr kinase, with amino-acid sequence MMIGKRLNDRYKLLKMIGGGGMANVYLAHDDILDRDVAVKILRLDYANNDEFIKRFHREAQSVTTLSHPNIVNMYDVGEEDGIYYLVMEYVPGQTLKQYINQRGLLPIGEALDIMEQLTSAMAHAHHFEIVHRDIKPHNILIRSDGIVKVTDFGIATATNGATTITHTNSVLGSVHYLSPEQARGGIANKQSDIYSLGIVMFELLTGRLPFSGESAVAIALKHLQNETPSPKRWNPDIPQSVENIILKATAKDPFHRYQSANAMKRDIETALYPERINEQPFYIPEDMEATKAIPIIQQEHLLENVSDETIILTEKKTDEQTKDEQVKPKKKKQRSNKWFKVLITTFLLLAIGTTLALTVIPGFFIPKDVKVPDVSGMKYETAVNSLVEKGFDVAEPNIVYTDDVEAGKVIKTSPVAGRVVKEDTKITIYQSGGKQKNKMRNLIGKDFEGLKNELEGQYKIVVPYYIESEKPKGEIVEQTPNADELIVENEQDIKIWVSKGPYEIRPANFSGWTENSVNSYLNEKKIIPDVKREYSDTVDKGLVISQSPKPGIPLKEGDKVTIIVSDGPKPKVTKTVKVDNIVIPYEASLAGEKKPQTVEIYKEDMQQKMDKPIETRTITESATISLEFVIQEETKGHYKIVRDGTTIIDKEVPYPTQ; translated from the coding sequence GTGATGATTGGAAAACGCCTAAATGACCGTTATAAATTGCTGAAAATGATTGGCGGCGGCGGAATGGCCAATGTATATTTAGCTCATGACGATATACTGGACCGGGATGTGGCGGTAAAAATATTGCGGCTCGATTATGCAAATAACGATGAATTTATTAAACGTTTTCATCGAGAAGCGCAATCTGTCACAACGTTGTCGCATCCAAATATTGTGAATATGTATGATGTTGGGGAAGAAGATGGCATTTACTATCTTGTCATGGAATATGTCCCGGGACAAACATTAAAACAATACATAAATCAGCGAGGGCTGCTACCTATAGGAGAAGCTCTTGATATTATGGAGCAGTTAACATCTGCAATGGCACACGCCCATCATTTTGAAATTGTACATCGGGATATAAAACCACACAATATTTTAATTCGAAGTGATGGGATTGTAAAGGTGACGGATTTTGGAATAGCGACGGCAACGAATGGTGCAACAACAATTACGCATACGAATTCAGTCCTTGGTTCTGTTCATTATTTGTCACCTGAACAAGCGCGCGGGGGAATAGCGAATAAACAGTCAGATATATATTCTCTTGGAATTGTCATGTTTGAATTGTTAACGGGACGCCTGCCATTTTCTGGAGAGTCTGCAGTTGCCATTGCATTAAAACATTTACAAAATGAAACACCATCTCCGAAACGATGGAATCCGGATATTCCGCAAAGTGTGGAAAATATTATTTTAAAAGCGACTGCCAAAGATCCATTTCATCGTTATCAGTCTGCAAATGCGATGAAGCGAGATATTGAAACAGCATTATATCCAGAGCGAATTAATGAGCAGCCGTTCTATATACCTGAAGATATGGAAGCGACAAAAGCAATTCCAATCATTCAGCAGGAACATTTACTGGAAAATGTGAGTGATGAAACAATCATACTAACTGAAAAGAAGACGGATGAACAGACGAAAGATGAGCAAGTGAAACCAAAAAAGAAAAAACAGCGAAGTAATAAATGGTTTAAAGTTTTAATCACAACATTTTTACTTTTAGCTATTGGTACTACGTTAGCTCTTACTGTAATTCCAGGATTTTTTATACCGAAAGATGTAAAAGTTCCAGATGTGTCCGGTATGAAATATGAAACCGCGGTCAATTCTCTTGTTGAGAAAGGGTTTGATGTGGCCGAACCTAATATTGTCTATACAGATGATGTGGAAGCTGGGAAGGTTATTAAAACAAGTCCAGTAGCAGGACGTGTTGTGAAGGAAGATACAAAAATTACTATTTATCAATCTGGTGGAAAACAGAAGAATAAAATGCGTAATTTAATTGGCAAAGATTTTGAAGGTCTGAAGAATGAATTAGAAGGACAATATAAAATTGTTGTCCCCTATTATATTGAAAGCGAAAAGCCGAAAGGTGAAATTGTAGAACAAACGCCAAATGCAGATGAGTTGATTGTAGAAAATGAGCAAGATATAAAAATTTGGGTAAGTAAAGGTCCTTATGAAATTCGCCCTGCTAACTTTTCGGGGTGGACAGAAAATAGCGTGAATAGCTATTTGAATGAGAAAAAAATTATCCCAGATGTAAAAAGGGAATATTCAGATACAGTTGATAAAGGACTGGTGATTTCGCAATCCCCAAAACCAGGAATACCATTAAAAGAAGGGGATAAAGTAACAATTATTGTATCTGATGGACCGAAACCAAAAGTAACGAAAACTGTAAAAGTAGATAATATTGTGATTCCATATGAAGCTTCTCTAGCTGGTGAAAAAAAACCACAAACAGTTGAGATCTATAAAGAAGATATGCAGCAGAAGATGGATAAGCCAATTGAGACGCGAACGATAACAGAATCAGCTACTATTTCTCTAGAGTTTGTAATTCAAGAGGAAACAAAAGGACATTATAAAATTGTTCGAGATGGAACGACTATCATTGATAAAGAAGTGCCATATCCAACTCAATAA
- a CDS encoding Stp1/IreP family PP2C-type Ser/Thr phosphatase translates to MKTVFLSDKGKVRQHNEDSAGVFQNLDGNILVVVADGMGGHRAGDIASSMTIQLFRDYWKQSYNMDTPKKAEQWLHTYVEMINERVYQYSKKHTECSGMGTTIVVAVCTAGFVTIGHIGDSRCYMVSDGHISLVTEDHSLVNELVRHGEISKEDAEYHPKKNVLLRALGTEEKVELDVKTLVLEENDQLLLCSDGLSNKVAMDDMKKILQLNQQLETKGKHLVQLANDLGGEDNITLVIVDYTDPANESR, encoded by the coding sequence ATGAAAACCGTGTTTCTATCGGATAAAGGAAAAGTTCGTCAACATAATGAAGATAGTGCAGGAGTTTTTCAGAATTTAGATGGAAATATATTAGTAGTAGTGGCTGATGGAATGGGAGGTCATCGAGCAGGCGATATCGCTAGCTCGATGACCATTCAATTATTCCGTGATTACTGGAAACAATCTTATAATATGGATACACCAAAAAAGGCAGAGCAGTGGCTACATACGTATGTCGAGATGATTAATGAGCGAGTATATCAGTACTCTAAGAAGCATACAGAGTGCAGTGGAATGGGGACAACAATTGTTGTGGCTGTTTGTACAGCGGGATTTGTAACGATTGGACATATAGGAGATAGCCGTTGTTATATGGTATCAGATGGACATATATCGCTTGTAACGGAAGACCATTCACTCGTAAATGAACTTGTAAGACATGGAGAGATTTCAAAAGAGGATGCGGAATACCATCCGAAAAAGAATGTGCTATTACGGGCACTTGGAACAGAAGAAAAAGTTGAATTAGATGTCAAAACATTAGTGTTAGAAGAAAACGATCAACTGCTTCTTTGCTCTGACGGATTATCAAATAAAGTTGCAATGGATGATATGAAAAAGATTTTGCAATTAAACCAACAGCTAGAGACAAAGGGAAAACATCTTGTTCAACTTGCGAACGATCTTGGTGGAGAAGATAATATTACTCTTGTCATTGTTGATTATACGGATCCGGCAAACGAAAGTAGGTGA
- the rlmN gene encoding 23S rRNA (adenine(2503)-C(2))-methyltransferase RlmN, with amino-acid sequence METTVKKQKKNLETKKMSIYSLQLHEMQDWLKEQGEPTFRAGQIFDWLYKKRVKNYEDMTNLSKGLRDKLSNSFDITTLTTLVKQTSSDGTIKFLFQLYDGYSIETVLMRHEYGNSICVTTQVGCRIGCTFCASTLGGLKRNLEAGEIVAQVVEVQRALDETEERVSSLVVMGIGEPFDNYDNLMAFLRIVNHEKGIHIGARHMTVSTSGIIPKIYKFAEEDLQINFAISLHAPNSELRSKLMPINRAYKLPDLMEAIKYYVNRTGRRITFEYGLFGGENDQVEHAEELAQLLKGVKCHVNLIPVNYVPERDYVRTPREQIFLFEKTLKDRGVNVTIRREQGHDIDAACGQLRAKERKEETR; translated from the coding sequence ATGGAAACGACTGTAAAAAAACAAAAGAAAAATCTAGAAACAAAAAAAATGTCTATTTATTCTTTACAACTTCATGAGATGCAAGATTGGTTAAAGGAACAGGGAGAACCTACATTCCGTGCAGGCCAAATTTTTGATTGGTTATATAAAAAACGTGTGAAAAATTATGAGGATATGACAAACCTTTCCAAAGGATTGCGTGATAAATTGTCGAATTCCTTTGATATTACTACGTTAACTACGTTAGTAAAACAAACATCTTCCGATGGTACAATTAAATTTTTATTTCAATTATATGATGGCTATTCCATTGAAACGGTATTAATGCGACATGAATATGGAAATTCCATTTGTGTAACAACGCAGGTTGGTTGCCGAATTGGTTGTACGTTCTGTGCATCAACGCTTGGTGGTTTAAAGCGTAATTTAGAAGCTGGAGAAATTGTAGCACAAGTTGTAGAAGTACAGCGTGCGCTCGATGAAACAGAAGAACGTGTTAGTTCTCTTGTTGTAATGGGAATTGGAGAACCGTTTGATAACTATGATAATTTAATGGCATTTTTACGCATTGTAAATCATGAAAAAGGAATTCATATCGGTGCGCGTCATATGACGGTTTCAACTAGTGGAATTATCCCGAAAATTTATAAGTTCGCTGAGGAAGATTTACAAATTAACTTTGCGATTTCGCTGCACGCTCCTAACTCAGAATTGCGTTCAAAATTAATGCCGATTAACCGTGCTTATAAGCTACCTGATTTAATGGAAGCTATTAAATATTATGTAAATAGAACCGGGCGTCGTATTACATTCGAATATGGTTTATTTGGAGGAGAAAACGACCAAGTTGAGCATGCTGAAGAACTTGCTCAACTGTTAAAAGGTGTTAAATGTCATGTGAACTTAATTCCGGTTAACTATGTACCGGAACGCGATTACGTGAGAACGCCACGTGAACAAATTTTCTTATTTGAAAAAACGTTAAAAGATCGTGGTGTGAATGTAACGATTCGTCGTGAACAAGGACATGATATTGATGCTGCCTGTGGCCAGTTGCGTGCGAAGGAGCGCAAAGAAGAGACGAGGTGA
- the rsmB gene encoding 16S rRNA (cytosine(967)-C(5))-methyltransferase RsmB, with product MRQNVRELALDGLIQIEKSGAYSNLLLNNLIEKSEIDKKDIGLLTEIVYGTIQRRDTLDYYLQPFLRKKVEAWVKVLLRLSLYQMLYLDRVPERAVIHEAVEIAKRRGHKGIAGMVNGVLRSIQREGVPSVDEIENPEKRLAVATSHPEWLIHEWVTAYNLDTAQKMCEVNLLPPVSAARVNVAKGTVEEAITLLQNEGVQAKRGDLSEDAIQIEKGNVAHTEAFRKGFLSIQDESSMLVARALNPEAGDTVLDSCAAPGGKTTHIAELLNGTGQVMSLDLHPHKVRLIQQQAKRLDLENVETKALDARKVQEHFENESFDKILVDAPCSGFGVIRRKPDIKLGKGKGKEDSERLSTIQLAILEKVAPLLKEGGRLVYSTCTIEKIENEQVIEQFLQAHPEFEWDSTVKERMPEKVSPYINEGQLQILPHYFATDGFYIACLRKRV from the coding sequence ATGAGGCAAAATGTTCGTGAGTTAGCCCTTGATGGTTTAATACAGATAGAAAAAAGCGGTGCATACAGCAATTTACTTTTAAATAATTTGATTGAAAAAAGTGAAATTGATAAAAAAGACATCGGATTATTAACAGAAATTGTATATGGAACGATTCAACGCCGTGATACACTTGATTACTACTTGCAACCATTTTTAAGAAAAAAAGTAGAGGCATGGGTAAAAGTTCTATTACGCCTTTCTTTATACCAGATGTTATATTTAGACCGTGTTCCAGAAAGAGCGGTCATTCATGAAGCGGTTGAAATTGCAAAGCGTCGTGGTCATAAAGGAATTGCAGGAATGGTCAATGGGGTACTTCGTTCTATTCAGCGTGAAGGTGTTCCATCTGTAGATGAAATCGAAAATCCAGAGAAGCGACTTGCAGTTGCAACAAGTCATCCTGAGTGGCTTATTCATGAGTGGGTAACAGCATATAATCTAGATACGGCACAAAAAATGTGTGAAGTGAACTTGCTTCCGCCTGTTTCTGCTGCACGTGTAAACGTGGCAAAAGGAACGGTAGAAGAGGCTATTACCTTACTGCAAAATGAGGGTGTACAAGCGAAGCGTGGCGACTTATCGGAAGATGCCATTCAAATTGAAAAGGGGAATGTAGCGCATACAGAAGCATTCCGAAAAGGTTTTCTTTCCATTCAAGATGAAAGTTCTATGCTTGTTGCACGTGCCTTAAATCCAGAAGCAGGAGATACAGTTCTTGATAGTTGCGCTGCTCCAGGTGGAAAAACAACGCATATTGCAGAACTGTTAAATGGAACTGGGCAGGTAATGTCACTGGATTTACATCCACATAAAGTGCGTTTAATTCAGCAGCAGGCGAAGCGCCTTGATTTAGAAAACGTGGAAACAAAAGCGTTGGATGCAAGAAAAGTACAAGAGCATTTCGAAAACGAAAGCTTTGATAAAATATTAGTAGACGCACCGTGTTCTGGGTTTGGTGTAATACGCCGCAAACCTGATATTAAATTAGGTAAAGGAAAAGGAAAAGAAGATAGCGAAAGACTATCGACAATCCAGCTAGCGATACTAGAAAAAGTAGCACCTCTTTTAAAAGAAGGCGGCCGACTCGTTTATAGTACGTGTACAATTGAAAAAATAGAAAATGAACAAGTGATAGAGCAATTTCTACAAGCACATCCTGAATTTGAATGGGATTCTACTGTGAAAGAGCGCATGCCAGAAAAGGTAAGCCCGTATATAAATGAAGGACAATTACAAATTTTACCGCATTATTTTGCAACAGATGGCTTTTATATTGCTTGTTTAAGAAAGAGGGTGTAG
- the fmt gene encoding methionyl-tRNA formyltransferase, whose product MVKVVFMGTPDFSVPVLRRLIEDGYDVIGVVTQPDRPVGRKKVMTPTPVKVEAEKHGIPVLQPLKIREKDEYEKVLALQADLIVTAAFGQIVPNEILEAPKYGCINVHASLLPELRGGAPIHYSIMQGKEKTGITIMYMVEKLDAGDILTQVEVEIEERETTGSLFDKLSEAGSHLLSKTVPLLLQGKLEPIKQNNEEATFAYNIKREQEKIDWTKTGEEVYNHIRGLNPWPVAYTTLAGQVVKVWWGEKVLIKEQAEAGTIIAVEEDGFVVKTGNETAIKITELQPSGKKRMNCAQFLRGTKPEIGTKLGEEA is encoded by the coding sequence ATGGTGAAAGTAGTATTTATGGGAACACCGGACTTTTCTGTACCGGTGCTTCGTCGTCTTATTGAAGATGGATATGATGTGATTGGTGTTGTGACGCAGCCGGATCGTCCAGTGGGCAGAAAAAAGGTTATGACGCCAACTCCTGTTAAGGTAGAAGCGGAAAAACATGGTATTCCAGTGTTGCAACCGTTAAAAATTCGTGAAAAAGATGAATATGAAAAAGTGTTGGCCTTGCAGGCGGATTTAATCGTGACAGCTGCATTCGGACAAATTGTACCAAACGAAATTTTAGAAGCACCAAAGTACGGATGTATTAACGTCCATGCTTCATTACTCCCAGAACTTCGCGGTGGTGCACCAATTCATTATTCCATCATGCAAGGAAAAGAAAAAACAGGCATTACAATTATGTATATGGTTGAAAAATTGGATGCTGGTGATATTTTAACGCAAGTAGAAGTTGAAATTGAGGAACGTGAAACAACAGGTTCATTATTTGATAAATTAAGTGAGGCTGGATCACATTTATTATCGAAAACAGTGCCGCTTTTACTACAAGGGAAATTAGAACCTATCAAACAAAATAATGAGGAAGCAACTTTTGCATACAATATTAAACGTGAGCAAGAAAAAATTGACTGGACGAAAACAGGTGAAGAAGTTTACAATCACATTCGTGGCTTAAACCCTTGGCCGGTTGCTTATACAACTTTAGCAGGACAAGTTGTAAAAGTATGGTGGGGTGAAAAAGTTCTAATAAAAGAGCAAGCTGAAGCGGGCACAATTATAGCAGTTGAAGAAGATGGTTTTGTTGTGAAAACAGGAAATGAAACGGCAATCAAAATTACTGAATTGCAGCCATCGGGTAAAAAACGTATGAACTGTGCACAATTTTTACGTGGAACAAAACCTGAGATTGGCACGAAGTTAGGAGAAGAAGCATGA
- the def gene encoding peptide deformylase — MAVLAIVNHPNEVLETPCERVINFDKKLVKLLKDMHETMLVADGVGLAAPQVGVSLQVAVVDIGDDTGKIELINPVILEKRGEQVGPEGCLSFPGLYGEVKRAEYIKVRAQNRRGKVFLLEADDFLARAIQHEIDHLHGVLFTSKVTRYYEENELEEM, encoded by the coding sequence ATGGCAGTTTTAGCAATTGTAAATCATCCAAATGAAGTGTTAGAAACCCCATGTGAACGGGTTATTAACTTTGATAAAAAGTTAGTGAAGTTATTAAAAGATATGCACGAAACAATGTTAGTTGCAGATGGTGTCGGTTTAGCTGCACCGCAAGTCGGTGTAAGTTTGCAAGTGGCTGTTGTTGATATCGGCGATGATACTGGAAAGATTGAACTGATTAATCCAGTTATTTTAGAAAAACGTGGTGAACAAGTAGGTCCCGAAGGCTGCTTAAGTTTTCCGGGACTTTATGGTGAGGTAAAGCGTGCGGAATATATTAAAGTGCGCGCTCAAAATCGTCGTGGAAAAGTATTTTTATTAGAGGCCGACGATTTTCTAGCACGTGCAATTCAACATGAAATCGATCATTTACATGGTGTATTATTTACATCGAAAGTGACGAGATATTATGAGGAAAATGAATTAGAAGAGATGTAA
- the priA gene encoding primosomal protein N' → MKFASVIVDVPARQTDRPFDYVIPKKWEDLVQTGMRVVVPFGPRKLQGFIIEIKDSVDVESKKLKALHEILDVTPVLNEELLKLGFWLTNETLCYTISAFQVMLPTAIKATYKKQLQLHKPEEVANEVRVLFQEKEVIDWEELGAHPHIYRIVQKEIANGTIEVVYKVRDKVQKKKQRVVQPVLLQEQLEAAAYELKSKKQQDVLYYFVENYHSVPLKTLTEELQITDAPVKSLVKKGLLSEKYVEVYRNPYDDDAFEQTKPFPLTTEQEQVITPILSSIANETHNSFLLYGVTGSGKTEVYLQSIDAVLRKGKEAIVLVPEIALTPQMVDRFKGRFGSQVAVLHSALSVGEKYDEWRKILRKEVKVVVGARSAIYAPFENLGIVIIDEEHESSYKQEDNPRYHARDVAIWRGQYHGCPVVLGSATPTLESFARAKKGVYELLTMQKRMNEQALPTVEIIDMREELRDGNRSMFSKLLHEKITDRLEKKEQMVLFLNRRGHSTFVMCRDCGYVVQCPHCDISLTYHRMNNRLKCHYCSYEENLPNACPACDSSYIRFFGTGTQKVEEEITKLFPEARVIRMDVDTTSRKGTHEKLLKAFGEEKADILLGTQMIAKGLDFPKVTLVGVLTADTMLHLPDFRASEKTYQLLTQVSGRAGRHDLPGEVVIQTYTPEHYSVELAKDQQYDVFFEREMHMRKMMQYPPYYYVALVTVSHPELLKAVQVTEKIVGYLRQHCSQQTMILGPVASAIPRIKDRYRYQCMIKYKREPNLKYVLRMVNEHYQAEMQKELQISIDFNPTMLM, encoded by the coding sequence ATGAAATTTGCCAGTGTAATCGTTGATGTACCAGCACGTCAAACGGATAGGCCGTTTGATTATGTCATTCCAAAGAAATGGGAAGATCTTGTACAGACGGGTATGCGTGTTGTTGTTCCTTTTGGTCCGCGAAAATTGCAAGGTTTTATTATTGAAATAAAAGACTCTGTAGATGTAGAAAGTAAAAAATTAAAGGCATTACATGAAATATTAGATGTGACACCAGTTTTAAATGAAGAGTTGTTAAAGCTCGGGTTTTGGCTTACCAATGAAACGTTATGTTATACCATTTCCGCTTTTCAAGTTATGCTTCCAACTGCTATAAAAGCGACTTATAAAAAGCAATTACAGCTTCATAAACCTGAAGAAGTAGCTAATGAGGTACGTGTTTTATTTCAAGAGAAAGAAGTAATAGATTGGGAAGAACTTGGGGCACATCCACATATATATCGTATAGTACAAAAAGAGATTGCAAACGGTACGATTGAAGTTGTGTACAAAGTAAGGGATAAAGTACAAAAGAAAAAACAAAGAGTGGTTCAGCCTGTGCTTCTTCAAGAACAATTAGAAGCAGCAGCATATGAGCTGAAAAGTAAGAAGCAACAAGACGTACTTTATTATTTTGTAGAAAATTATCATAGCGTACCATTAAAAACATTAACAGAAGAACTGCAAATAACAGATGCGCCGGTAAAGTCACTTGTGAAAAAAGGGTTACTCTCAGAAAAGTATGTGGAAGTATATCGTAATCCTTATGACGATGATGCATTTGAACAGACAAAGCCATTTCCGCTTACAACTGAACAAGAGCAAGTGATTACGCCTATTTTGTCATCTATTGCAAATGAAACGCACAATTCATTTTTACTATATGGTGTAACAGGAAGTGGTAAAACCGAAGTGTATTTACAATCAATCGATGCGGTATTGCGAAAAGGAAAAGAAGCGATTGTGCTCGTTCCAGAAATTGCGTTAACACCGCAAATGGTAGATCGTTTTAAAGGACGCTTTGGCTCTCAAGTTGCTGTTCTTCATAGTGCATTATCAGTTGGGGAAAAATATGATGAATGGCGTAAAATTTTACGAAAAGAAGTCAAAGTGGTTGTGGGAGCACGATCTGCCATTTATGCTCCATTTGAAAATTTAGGTATTGTTATTATTGATGAAGAGCATGAATCTAGCTATAAACAAGAAGACAATCCACGATATCATGCGCGTGATGTTGCGATTTGGAGAGGTCAATATCATGGCTGTCCAGTCGTGCTCGGAAGTGCCACACCGACACTTGAATCATTTGCTAGAGCAAAAAAAGGTGTCTACGAGCTGTTAACAATGCAAAAACGTATGAATGAACAAGCGTTGCCTACAGTGGAGATTATCGATATGCGTGAAGAATTGCGTGATGGGAATCGTTCGATGTTTTCTAAGCTGCTTCATGAAAAAATAACGGATCGATTAGAGAAAAAGGAGCAAATGGTTCTCTTTTTAAATAGAAGAGGGCATTCGACATTTGTCATGTGCCGTGATTGTGGCTATGTGGTACAATGCCCACATTGTGATATTTCACTTACGTATCACAGGATGAATAATCGTTTGAAATGTCACTATTGTAGCTATGAGGAAAATTTACCAAATGCTTGTCCTGCTTGTGATAGTTCCTATATTCGGTTCTTCGGAACAGGTACACAAAAGGTGGAAGAAGAAATTACAAAGTTGTTTCCTGAAGCGCGTGTCATTCGAATGGATGTTGATACGACAAGTCGTAAAGGGACGCATGAAAAGCTGTTAAAAGCATTCGGTGAAGAGAAGGCGGATATTTTACTAGGAACGCAGATGATTGCGAAAGGTCTTGATTTTCCAAAAGTTACGCTTGTTGGTGTATTAACCGCTGATACGATGCTACATTTGCCAGATTTTCGAGCAAGTGAAAAAACGTATCAGTTATTGACACAAGTAAGCGGACGTGCTGGACGTCATGATTTACCAGGGGAAGTGGTAATTCAAACGTATACACCGGAGCATTATAGTGTAGAACTAGCAAAAGATCAGCAGTACGATGTGTTCTTTGAACGAGAGATGCATATGAGGAAAATGATGCAGTATCCACCCTACTATTATGTTGCTCTTGTAACAGTATCGCATCCAGAATTATTAAAAGCAGTGCAAGTAACGGAAAAAATTGTCGGCTACTTACGGCAACACTGTTCACAGCAAACGATGATATTAGGTCCGGTTGCATCAGCAATTCCAAGGATAAAGGATAGATATCGCTATCAATGCATGATAAAATACAAACGGGAACCAAACTTAAAGTACGTGCTCAGAATGGTAAATGAACATTATCAAGCAGAAATGCAAAAAGAGCTACAGATCTCAATTGACTTTAATCCAACAATGTTAATGTAG